The Glutamicibacter mishrai DNA window TGGTGCTTCCCACGGTGCCAACCGACTTTATGGATCTGCGAGTCGGCTGAATTGGAAGGATTTTCTGTGACCCAGCAGTCTGTCGTTGCCCAGCAAGAATGGAGCGGGCGCGAAGAGCTCGCCGAGGCCATGATTCCACTGATCGGACGCTTGTACCGCAAGAACAACGTGGTGCCCTCCGTATATGGCCGCAAGCTGATCAACCAGTCCGCCATCGACATCATCAAGGCGCACCGCGTAGTGCGCCGCATTGATGGCGAAGAGCTAAGCCTGAAGGCGACCAAAGCAATTCTCGACGAGATCGAGGCGCTCAATGTTGGATCGGTGTCCGTTGACCTCGGCCGTTTGAACAAGAAGTTCAAGGATTCCGGCTCGGTTGACCTGAACGCATTCCTCAGCAACGAACTCGGCGAAAAAGTCGGCCAGGCCGGTGCCACCGACGCAGAGCCAAAGGACGTCGTCCTCTACGGCTTCGGCCGCATTGGCCGTCTGCTAGCCCGCATCCTCATCGAGCGTGGCGGCTACGGCTTGCGCCTGCGCGCCATCGTGGTTCGCAAGGGCTCGGATGATGACATCGTCAAGCGCGCTTCGCTGTTGCGCCGCGACTCCGTGCACGGCCGCTTCGAAGGCTCGATCACTGTCGACGAGGAAAACAACACCATCCTCGCCAACGGCACCTTGATCAAGGTCATCTACTCGAACGACCCAGCTACCGTTGATTACACCCAGCACGGCATCGACAACGCTATCGTCGTTGACAACACCGGCCGCTGGCGCGATGAAGCTGGCCTCTCCCAGCACTTGCAGGCCAAGGGCGTAGCCCGCGTGCTGCTGACCGCACCGGGCAAGGGCGACCTGAAGAACATCGTTCACGGCATCAATGATTCCTGGATCACCGCCGAAGACAAGATCGTGACCGCCGCTTCATGCACCACCAACGCGATCACCCCGGTGCTCAAGGCTCTGAACGACAAGTTCGGCGTCAGCCACGGCCACGTCGAGACCGTTCACTCGTTCACCAACGACCAGAACCTCATCGACAACTTCCACAAGGGAGAGCGTCGCGGCCGCGCTGCGGCTTTGAACATGGTCATCACCGAAACCGGTGCCGCCAAGGCGGTCGCCAAGGCTTTGCCAGAGTTCGAAGGCAAGCTAACCGGCAATGCCATCCGCGTACCAACCCCGGATGTTTCCATGGCGATCTTGAACCTCAACCTTGAGAACGAGACCACCAAGGAAGAACTGAACGCCTACCTGCGCGAAACCTCGTTGACCTCGAACCTGCACAAGCAGATCGACTACATCGATTCGCCAGAGGTTGTTTCCACCGACTTCGTCGGCTCGCGCCGCGCCGGCATTGTTGACGGACTGGCCACCATCGTTTCCGGCAAGAACGCCGTTGTCTACGTCTGGTACGACAATGAGTTCGGCTACTCCTGCCAGGTTGTCCGCGTGATCGAAACGATCGCCGGAACCCACCCGGTAGCAGTTCCAGCCGTCAAGGCTGAGGCTGTCACCGTCTAAGGCTTAAGCACCTGAACTTCGGGACCATGCCCGCGCAAACCGCGCTGGTGCATGGTCCCGAAGTCGTTAACCGCGCCGCGGCCAACGCTGCGGGGCAATCGCGGCAAAACTGAAGGCACAGGTGCGGGCCAAGCTGTTACCCTCTGAAGAGCAGGCGGTGTCGGAAGGCGGAAACGTGGATCGCGAAAGATTGCTCTCGGCTCGAATGGCCAGCCAGTTGTTGTCCGCGCCAGCTAGCACCGTGCAGGAAGCCGCGGGGCACTTGCTGGCTACCCAATCCCAGGACTTCATTGCCGGGAGATACACGCTCGCCCAGCGCGTGCATCCGATGCCGCCACGGGAGCAGGTTAATCAACTCTTTAACGAGGGTTTGCTCGTGCGCTCGTGGACCATGCGAGGAACCCTGCACATCTGCTTGCCGCAAGACGCACAATGGCTGGTGCAGACGTCCAAGGAGCGAACCTTGAGATCAATGGCTGCCAGGCATCGGGAACTGCAGATTGATCCAGAAGTAATTGAGAAGTCCGCCGCGATTATCCAGTCACACCTGTCAGCGGTTGGAAGGAGCAGCAGGCCCGAGCTCTTTGATCAGCTAGAGCAGCAGGGGATCGGCACGCGTAATCAACGAGGCGTGCACCTGTTGCTCGCCCTGGTCCAGCAGGGCTTGATATGCCTGGGGCCGATACCGCAGACGGCAAAACTGACTGCCCAAGATTTTGTGCTTGTCGAACAGTGGATCAGCGAGCATCACGTTCCGGATAATCCAATCCAGGAATTGCTCTCGCGCTATCTCGGCTCGCATGGGCCAGCCACGCTCCGTGACGCCGCCTGGTATGCGGGCCAGACCCTCACCGTCATCCGCAAGGCCGCCGCTGACATTGAACCAGAACTCATCAGCGTCGATACAGATGAACGCGGCGAAGACCTGTATGTGGTTCAAGGATCAGCCGCACACCAGGTGTCTGAGTCATCAGCAAAGATCGACCTTCCCACACGCCTGCTTGGCCCCTTTGACGAGTATTACTTGTCATGGGCCGATCGAAGCTTGGTGGCTGATCCTTCCATGCAAAACCGGATTACCCCCGGCAAGAATGGCATGTTCAACGCCTTCTGGCTGGAATGCGGCAGGGCATCAAGTCTCTGGGATG harbors:
- a CDS encoding glyceraldehyde-3-phosphate dehydrogenase, which codes for MTQQSVVAQQEWSGREELAEAMIPLIGRLYRKNNVVPSVYGRKLINQSAIDIIKAHRVVRRIDGEELSLKATKAILDEIEALNVGSVSVDLGRLNKKFKDSGSVDLNAFLSNELGEKVGQAGATDAEPKDVVLYGFGRIGRLLARILIERGGYGLRLRAIVVRKGSDDDIVKRASLLRRDSVHGRFEGSITVDEENNTILANGTLIKVIYSNDPATVDYTQHGIDNAIVVDNTGRWRDEAGLSQHLQAKGVARVLLTAPGKGDLKNIVHGINDSWITAEDKIVTAASCTTNAITPVLKALNDKFGVSHGHVETVHSFTNDQNLIDNFHKGERRGRAAALNMVITETGAAKAVAKALPEFEGKLTGNAIRVPTPDVSMAILNLNLENETTKEELNAYLRETSLTSNLHKQIDYIDSPEVVSTDFVGSRRAGIVDGLATIVSGKNAVVYVWYDNEFGYSCQVVRVIETIAGTHPVAVPAVKAEAVTV
- a CDS encoding winged helix DNA-binding domain-containing protein, which translates into the protein MDRERLLSARMASQLLSAPASTVQEAAGHLLATQSQDFIAGRYTLAQRVHPMPPREQVNQLFNEGLLVRSWTMRGTLHICLPQDAQWLVQTSKERTLRSMAARHRELQIDPEVIEKSAAIIQSHLSAVGRSSRPELFDQLEQQGIGTRNQRGVHLLLALVQQGLICLGPIPQTAKLTAQDFVLVEQWISEHHVPDNPIQELLSRYLGSHGPATLRDAAWYAGQTLTVIRKAAADIEPELISVDTDERGEDLYVVQGSAAHQVSESSAKIDLPTRLLGPFDEYYLSWADRSLVADPSMQNRITPGKNGMFNAFWLECGRASSLWDANVAPTDSLGAALHQRYMDFRNAN